A stretch of DNA from Aerosakkonema funiforme FACHB-1375:
CGCGCACGAAAAATGTAGGTATCTTTATTACCCAAGAGGACAGAACCGTTAATCGTAGTAGATGAACTTCCACGCGGGAACTGTACGCGCCGAGTTACACCCCTGACTGACTGAGCTGCAACTGATATTAACGAACTAGCGCTAAAGATTGCCAAACCTATACTAAAATAAAGTAACGATCGCCTTTTCATAGCATTCACAAAATCTATCCTATCTCAGTTTAACTCATAGCAACTTCATCGTTGTAAAAAAATGTTTGGTTAACTGATAACTGATTTCAAATTTTTGGCAGTTTCGTTCAGTTGCAATACGCTAACTCTCGTTTGATTAATGCCTGCGGCAGTTTGTTGCGCCGACTCATTAAAATCGTTCATAGCAGTCACTACTTGATCGATCGCGAGCGCTTGTTGTCTAACATTTAGGGAAATTTGCTGAATATTTACAGAGATATTATTCACGGCAGATACAATACCTTCAATACCTGCCATATTAGCATCTGTTATTAAAACAGACGCCTTGGTGGTATTCTGTAGATCGGCTACTAAAGTAGCGATCTTTTCAGCCGATCTTTTACTTTGATCTGCAAGTCTGCGAATTTCGGTAGCCACAACAGCAAAACCTTTACCCTGTTCTCCAGCTCTCACCGCTTCTACTGCGGCATTTATCGCTAACATATTAGTCTGATTGGCTATATCGCTGACCAAATTAGCGATACTATTAATCTGGCTTAACTGTTCGCTCAACTGCATAATTTGTTGTGCGATTCGATCGACTTTTAATCTTGCTGCTTCGGCTTGTTCTGCTGAAGCTTTTGACGAAACTCCGAGTTCATCCATTGTTATAGTAGTTTGATTCACTGCTGCTGCTTGCTGACTAGCACTGCGTTCTTGTTGTTCTACAGAAGCAGCAATTTCATTGGAAGAAGTGGCGATCGTGCTGACATTTTTATTAATAGCCTGCTGAATGTTCGATGCTAGTAACAAACCAAAAATTACAGAAGCAATTGCAGCTATTAACGTTCCAAAAACCGCGACCCATGTGAGCAATTCAAGCGAATTTGTAGTATTTGACTGAGTTTGGCGCAGTTGTTTAAGAGCTATATCGTTGAAGGTATTGTTTAGATCCTTTATTTGGCTAGACAGTAGAGCAGATTCATCTTTAACAAAAATTTTAATTGCCTCAGATCCCTTACCATTTCTAACTAAATTAATCATCCGTTCATCCAAGCTTCTTAGCCGTTTTACCGTCAGTACTAATCGATCGAAAATGTTTTTTTGTTCGTTGCTAAAAAACTCCTGTTTGCTATCTTTAATCAGCTTTTCTGCCGATGTCGATGCTTCAGACAAGGACTCAGAAGCTTGTTTGAATCTGTCTAAATAACTTTGTTGCCGAGTCAAAAGATAACCGCGAGTAGAGCGTTCCATTGCACTCGCCTCAGATTCCATTCGGTCAGTTATTTCGAGGGCGTCTCGCGAGGCGTTGGCTTGAGAGAGCGATTGCGCTACCAAATTGGTGTTTGAGTAAACCAGCAACGCGAGTAAAAACGATAGTGGAATTGGTACTCCATATCCGACTAATATGCGACCTCTTAGTTTTAAGTTACCTAGCATAGCTGTATTGAGTTAGCATACCTAAGCTTAGTAAGTAGATTCCGATAAAAACAATCTCCTCTAGGAATAATAAGGATAGCACTGCTGGCGATGAGACTCTAAATTCCCGTTTATTCATGGCTCCCAGCAAAGCACAATCCTACAATTTCTAAGTATAAATACTTAAGTGATTGCACAGTCCCAGACTGTCGGAACTACTGTTGCGATCGCCTGTTTGCGCGTTAATAATAACAAAATATAGGGCTTACCCCATATTGCATCTGCCGTAAGGTAGAATCAAGCAACGACCTATCTTAATAAAGTAGGTACTCTATCATGGATCTAGAAGCACATCAGTTCATTTCCTATTTTGAACGCGAGCAAGCAGCCCAAGTATGCAAGCTAGCTGTTGTAGAGAATTTTGCCGATCGAGAAATAATTTTTCAAGAGGGTGAAATTCCCGATTTCGTATATTTAGTTTTAGCAGGCGAAGTAGAATTTAGAAAAAATAATGGTAACAATAAATATCAAACTGTTGCCTTAGCCAAACAAAATGACTTTTTTGGCGAATTCGGAGTTTTGGATGGTCAACCCCGTAGTGCCCAAGCTATTGTTTGTAGTGGGGCAACTTTGGCAAGGATTCCCCGTGATGGGCTAATGGAAATTTTGAATAACACAAAAGGCAGTGTAGTCCTTAAATTACTAGGTTATATAGTGCGACATTTACGCTCCACCACAGCCCAATATGTCAATCAAATGGTTCACAAAGAAAAAATGGCTTTGGTAGGAGAAATGGTCAATACCATAATTCACGACTTCAGAAGTCCTGTGACGAGTATCTATTTGGCTAGTGTGATGTTAAAAGAATTTCATCCGGACGAAGAAACGATTGAATGGTGCGATATTATTCAAGCCCAAGTCAGGCGAATGTTGGGTATGGCAGAAGAGGCTTTAGAATTTGCCAGCGGTCATGCTGTGTTGAATACTCAACCTGTCAACCTCGATTTTTTATTGCAAAATTTTGAAAAGTTAAATCGCATTTATTTTAAAGATGCTAAAGTAGAATTTAAGCTTAACACAGCCGATGTAGTGATAAACGCTGATGAAAATAAGCTGATGCGGGTTTTGCAAAATTTAGTAGGTAACGCAGTCGAGGCTTTCAAAGGTTGCGGTGGGCGAATTGAGATATCGGCTTTGGCAAAAGAGAAAGTAGCAGAAATTATCATTTGCGATAATGGCCCAGGTATTCCGGAAGAAATTCGGGAACATTTGTTCGATCCTTTTGTTACTTATGGAAAACGTGGAGGGACGGGATTAGGAACAGCGATCGCTAAATCAATTATCGAAGCACACAGCGGCGAAATTTCCTTTCGCTCAAATGCCGACGAAGGTACAACTTTTTATATTCGCTTACCTCTAATTAGTCAATAAAAAAGGACAGACACACACCAGTCTGTCCTTAGAACTATCCGATCGCACTCTTATACCTATTTCACCAGTCTGATGATTTTTCCGGTTTTTTTCGGCTGAGTTTTTGTTCCGCTTGCATCTGTTTGCTTCTTCTTTCTTTGCTCCTTCTGTTTTGACTCGGCAGGTGACGGTGGTGGTTCTGGTTTTGGTTCGGAAAGATCTGCTACACAAGTGCCGTTTTCCATAATCAGTATTTCCCCCTCTCGGCTCACATCGAAATCCCAAAACTGACCCTCCACATTTCCAGGCAAAAAACCATCAATCATTAAATTAAATGGTTGATTTTGGATATCTTTCTCTTTTCCTTTCGGTATTTTGTTGCGGCAAATCCGGACGATTAACTTTCCGTCCGTTTCGTCTTGCTTAATAATTTGACCGCGAATGGAAAAATAATTATTACCTTGCCTAACTTCTTCGATAGTCTGGTCTTTTTTCGGCTGTCTAATATCCCGCAGTTCTAGCCAAAGTGCAGGCAGAGGTTGATTTTTTACAGCTTCTAACGCTTCATCCTTCGGTAGAAAAACTTTACTTTTCTCAAACCAGAGAGCAACCTCAGTGTGGGGATAAGCTGACCAAACTAAGTCGCCTCGAATCAGATCTGGAGATATTTTTGCGAATAATCCAGCCCTACCTACCAATCTAGCTGGAATCGACAGCCCATCATCCGTCAACAAAACACCTTTGGTCACTTTTTTTAAAGTGGGAATAAAACGTCCGTGTACTTGACCGACTGCCCGATACATCAACGGAAATAGAGGTGCCACGAATACAGGATTTGTCATTTTAAATACTCTCCAGTTTTTCCTTTTGTGCCATTCTGTTTGGCAATCCTACTTTAAGAATTATACGCAACAAAGTTTTTTGAACGTACAGGACTTACGCAGGACAGGCGTCAAAACCAAGTTTCTTTGCGTCAGTCCTAACGTGAATTGCCTCAATACAGCTATTTTGGTGAGAAACCCAGTTTCTTGGGCATTCTACACAACTCTTGCTACTACTATTTGTTAATTTAGCCTTCCCGATCGACTACCATGTCATTATCTGCACGCATCTGCACAGATTCACATCCATGACTCTAACCGATCGAATTCTTTCCCAGCTACCAGGCGATGTCCTGGGAGGACTGCGTAAAGCCGACAACCTCTGGCAATCACTCAAAGAAGACTCCATACCGATACCGACGGTGGTAAAAGAAAGTCAGCAACCTTTGGTCGGGGTGGACTGGGATGTTATAGTTTGCGGCGGTACTTTAGGTATTTTAATCGCTACTGCGATCGCCAGGATGGGTTGGCGAGTAGCTTTAATAGAGCGTGGCATTTTGCGGGGCAGAGATCAAGAGTGGAATATCTCCCGCCAAGAGTTAGCAACATTTTTAGAATTGAATCTGCTTTCTGAGTCGGAACTGCAACAGGCGATCGCTACCGAGTATAACCCAGCTCGCATCAGCTTTCTCGGCGGTAAGGAACATTGGGTAAAAGATGTACTCAATATTGGCATTGACCCAGTTTTTTTGCTGGATACCCTCAAGTCAAAATTCCTGCAATTTGGCGGTCAACTATTGGAAAACACTCCTTTCCAAGGCGCAGTTGTTCATCCAGATGGCGTCACTGTCAATATAGGATCGCCGATTTTGGATTTGGGATTTGAGTCAAACAATCCCACATCTCTGAAGACACGGTTGTTAATTGACGCGATGGGGCATTTTTCACCCATTGTCCAACAAGCACGACAAGGAAAAAAGCCAGATGGTGTCTGTTTGGTAGTGGGAACTTGCGCTCAAGGATTTCCGGAAAACGACACGGGCGATTTGTTGGTTTCATTTACACCCATACAAAATCAATGTCAGTATTTTTGGGAAGCATTCCCAGCCAGAGATGGGAGGACAACTTATTTATTTTCTTATATGGATGCTGATCGGAAACGATCGAGTTTGGCAGATCTTTTTGAAGACTACCTGCGCCTGTTACCTCAATACCAAAATGTACAACTGGAACAGCTGCAATTTCAAAGGGCTCTATTTGGTTTTTTTCCCAGCTATCGGCAAAGTCCTCTGAAAATGCCTTGGCACCGCATTCTGCCAGTGGGTGACTCCAGTGGCGCTCAATCTCCTCTAAGTTTCGGCGGATTTGGCGCGATGGTGCGTCACCTCAAGCGTCTGGTGAGTGGAATTGATGAAGCGTTACGAAGTGACGAATTGAGTAAGAATGCTCTGGCGCTTTTGCAACCTTATCAGCCAAACTTAGCCGTAACTTGGTTATTTCAACGTGCCATGAGTGTCGCGATCGATCGCCAAGTAGACCCCGATCGAATTAATCAACTTCTTGCCGCTGTATTTCTGGAAATGGAACAGCTAGGAGATGCCGTCCTCAAACCTTTTCTCCAGGATGTCGTGCAGTTTCCCGCTTTGTCCCAAACACTTTGGCAAACCCAAATTTCACATCCGGCATTAGTTGTCAAGATAATTCCGCAAGTGGGATTGATAGCCCTTTTAGATTGGTTAGTTCATTACTTCAATTTGGGAGCTTATTCTGCTTTATATCAATTAGGAAAAGCCATCGAACCTTGGGTAAAAAATTTACCCCCAGTCCCACAATACTATTGCCATAGATGGATTGATGCCTGGAAATACGGATCTGGTGGCGATTACTCGAATTAGCAGTATCTCAAAAGACTTATAAAACGCTTGTGAGGATAACATGATTCAAGGGCAATCTCCAAAAATTAAATACTTTGCCGTATTGACGAACTTGTTGCGCGATCGTCAAGAATTTCTAGACGAAATCCGTCAAGGTGTAAGGCTGCCAAGTAAAATATTATCTCTGCTGGTTTGCAGTTCGATATTTCTTGCTATCTATGGCGGAATTATCGGTATTTACCATAGCTGGATGCAAGCTCTTTCCTCTGCTGTAAAGCTCCCAGCACTTTACTTAATAACCCTATTAATTTGCCTGCCAGCATTGTACTTCTCCAATATCATTTTTGGTTCCAAGCGCACTTTTGCTCAGTATTTTGCCTTGGTGCTGACAGCGGTGGCAGTAACTAGCGCTCTTTTATTCAGTTTTGCGCCTATATCGCTGTTTTTCTTAATCAGCACCAATAACTACCAATTTTTAATATTGTTGAATGTCGTGATATTTTCTGTGACTGGATTCATCGGAGTTTCTTCTCTGCATCGAGCAGCGAGCTTTGTGTTGGAACAAGAAAATGAAGGTAGCAAGACACGGCAAAAAATATTAAAATTTTGGTTGTTTCTTTATGCTTTTGTAGGTTGTCAGTTGGGATGGACGCTCAGACCTTTCTTCGGAATGCCTAATTCACCTTTTTCTCTGTTCCGAGAAAGGGAAGGGAATTTTTACGTGAGCGTGATTCAATCTCTGGCATACATTTTGGGCTTTCGTTAATTAACAAAGGAGAACGATCGTACACAGGCTAGAGATTCTGTAGATTAACAATAAATTATGGCAAGGATAAGAAGATGCTAGAAAAGAAAATTGACGGGAAAAACTACTTTAATGTATTGATTGGTTTGCTGCGCGATCGCCAAAATTTTATGGAGGAAATCCGCCAAGGCGTCCGACTTCAACATAAAATCATTGCCTTGCTCGTTTGCAGCTCATTATTTTTCGGGATTTACGGGGCGATTATCGGCTTATACCACAGCGTCCCTCAATCGTTATCGGCTGCAATAAAACTACCATGCCTCTACTTACTCACGCTTTTGATTTGTCTGCCAACATTATTCATTTTTAATATTTTCTTTGGTTCCCGTCGCAGCCTTACACAACATTTTCTGCTCGTTCTCACCACCGCATCTGTAATCAGTGCGCTGTTACTCGGTTTTGCACCAGTTACTCTGTTTTTTCTAATCACTACCGATAATTACCAATTTTTTAAATTGCTAAATGTGGCGATTTTCATCCTGACAGGAGTGATTGGCGTTAACTCTCTTTACCAAGGAATGCAATTAATATCTGAAGAAGATACGGAAGGACAAGGAGCCCGGAAAAAGATTTTACAATTTTGGTTAATACTGTATGGATTTGTCGGCAGTCAATTAGGATGGATAATTAGACCGATTTTTGGGAATCCGGCTAGCCCTTTTGAGTTAGTTCGTCAGATGCAGGGTAACATTTTTATGGATATCGGAAATGCGATCGCGGAAGTGCTTGGGTTTCGCTAATATACAAGAGCGACGACCAAAGACCGATGGCTAATTATGGACTTTCCCCTGGCGCGGCAATATTTTTATCAGGAAATTCATCAGCCAGACAAACAAATCAATCTGGCAAAGGCTGCTCTACATATAGCACAGGAAGAATATCCAGAATTAGATCCCATTGAATACCTCAACGCCCTGGATACAATGGCGGCAGAAGTAGAAGAACTTCTGCCGCCAGAACGCTATCCCCTGCGGATCGTTCAGAGTATCAATAAGTATCTCTACGAGGATTTAGGTTTTGTCGGCAATACAGTTGATTACTACGATCCGCGCAACAGCTATTTAAATGAAGTAATTGAACGGCGAACGGGGATTCCCATTACGCTTTCGCTGCTATACTTGGAAATCGCCCAGCGCATCGATTTTCCAATGGTTGGCATAGGAATGCCGGGACATTTCCTGATTCGTCCGGATTTTGAAGATGTCGGCATTTATGTCGATGCTTTCAATCGCGGCGAGATTCTTTTCGAGGCAGATTGTCAGCAAAGGCTGTCTCAAATATATCAGCAGCCGATCGAACTCAACCGATCTTTTGTCGAGCCAGTCAGCAATCGACGCTTTTTAGCGCGGATGCTGATGAATCTCAAACTGATTTATTTAAACCAGAATGAGTTGGAGAAAGCACTGGCGGTAATTGAGCGCCTTTTACTGCTATTTCCAGGTGTATCCGCAGAACTGCGCGATCGCGGTCTTCTATATTACCAATTGGGACAATGGACGTCAGCTTGTCTCGATCTAGAGACTTATCTTATCCAAGTTCCCAATGCTGACGATGCAGATGCTATTCGCCTTTTAGTAGAGCGGATGCGTCAAGATCTCTAGGGAATAGGGACTAGGGGCTAGGGATTAGGGGTTAGGGGTTAGGGAATAGGGAAGAGTGGGGGAGTGGGGGAGCGGAAGAATTAATATTTTCCCTTTTGCCTTTTGCCTTTTGCCTTTTCCCTAGCCCCTAGCCCCTAACCCCTAGCCCCTAAATCCCTAGCCCCTACCCCCTAGCCCCTGAAGACTTTGGGCCACTAGCTTGAGGCGTCGCAGTTGAGCCTGCATATCTTGTTGAGTCCAACCAGCCGCAAACGTATTGAAACCCCAGTTAACTAGGGGGTTGGGAATTTGGAACTCAAAACGATTGACTAGACGAGTACCCTCTGCTAAAGGTTGACATTCCCAGCGATCGCGTCCTTTAAAAAATCCCTCAAATTCCCAGACTATCAGACCCGGTTCCCTTTCCACCACAACGCTTTCCAGAGTAGGCTGCAACAGCGGAATCTGAATGATAAAGCGACTGCGACTGCCAATCTCTGTATTCCACTCACCTACGGGATCGCAACGCAGGGCGGGGTTAAGCCATCGGTGCATCAAGTCGCGCTCTGCAATACAGCGTTCCACCACTGTAGCAGGAGCATTAATTTGAATCGATTGTTCAAAAACTCGCTCTTGTGACATAGTTAGGGCGTCGGGGCTAGGGGGT
This window harbors:
- a CDS encoding methyl-accepting chemotaxis protein, which translates into the protein MLGNLKLRGRILVGYGVPIPLSFLLALLVYSNTNLVAQSLSQANASRDALEITDRMESEASAMERSTRGYLLTRQQSYLDRFKQASESLSEASTSAEKLIKDSKQEFFSNEQKNIFDRLVLTVKRLRSLDERMINLVRNGKGSEAIKIFVKDESALLSSQIKDLNNTFNDIALKQLRQTQSNTTNSLELLTWVAVFGTLIAAIASVIFGLLLASNIQQAINKNVSTIATSSNEIAASVEQQERSASQQAAAVNQTTITMDELGVSSKASAEQAEAARLKVDRIAQQIMQLSEQLSQINSIANLVSDIANQTNMLAINAAVEAVRAGEQGKGFAVVATEIRRLADQSKRSAEKIATLVADLQNTTKASVLITDANMAGIEGIVSAVNNISVNIQQISLNVRQQALAIDQVVTAMNDFNESAQQTAAGINQTRVSVLQLNETAKNLKSVIS
- a CDS encoding ATP-binding protein, whose translation is MDLEAHQFISYFEREQAAQVCKLAVVENFADREIIFQEGEIPDFVYLVLAGEVEFRKNNGNNKYQTVALAKQNDFFGEFGVLDGQPRSAQAIVCSGATLARIPRDGLMEILNNTKGSVVLKLLGYIVRHLRSTTAQYVNQMVHKEKMALVGEMVNTIIHDFRSPVTSIYLASVMLKEFHPDEETIEWCDIIQAQVRRMLGMAEEALEFASGHAVLNTQPVNLDFLLQNFEKLNRIYFKDAKVEFKLNTADVVINADENKLMRVLQNLVGNAVEAFKGCGGRIEISALAKEKVAEIIICDNGPGIPEEIREHLFDPFVTYGKRGGTGLGTAIAKSIIEAHSGEISFRSNADEGTTFYIRLPLISQ
- a CDS encoding NAD(P)/FAD-dependent oxidoreductase, producing the protein MTLTDRILSQLPGDVLGGLRKADNLWQSLKEDSIPIPTVVKESQQPLVGVDWDVIVCGGTLGILIATAIARMGWRVALIERGILRGRDQEWNISRQELATFLELNLLSESELQQAIATEYNPARISFLGGKEHWVKDVLNIGIDPVFLLDTLKSKFLQFGGQLLENTPFQGAVVHPDGVTVNIGSPILDLGFESNNPTSLKTRLLIDAMGHFSPIVQQARQGKKPDGVCLVVGTCAQGFPENDTGDLLVSFTPIQNQCQYFWEAFPARDGRTTYLFSYMDADRKRSSLADLFEDYLRLLPQYQNVQLEQLQFQRALFGFFPSYRQSPLKMPWHRILPVGDSSGAQSPLSFGGFGAMVRHLKRLVSGIDEALRSDELSKNALALLQPYQPNLAVTWLFQRAMSVAIDRQVDPDRINQLLAAVFLEMEQLGDAVLKPFLQDVVQFPALSQTLWQTQISHPALVVKIIPQVGLIALLDWLVHYFNLGAYSALYQLGKAIEPWVKNLPPVPQYYCHRWIDAWKYGSGGDYSN
- a CDS encoding actin-binding WH2 domain-containing protein is translated as MIQGQSPKIKYFAVLTNLLRDRQEFLDEIRQGVRLPSKILSLLVCSSIFLAIYGGIIGIYHSWMQALSSAVKLPALYLITLLICLPALYFSNIIFGSKRTFAQYFALVLTAVAVTSALLFSFAPISLFFLISTNNYQFLILLNVVIFSVTGFIGVSSLHRAASFVLEQENEGSKTRQKILKFWLFLYAFVGCQLGWTLRPFFGMPNSPFSLFREREGNFYVSVIQSLAYILGFR
- a CDS encoding actin-binding WH2 domain-containing protein, whose amino-acid sequence is MLEKKIDGKNYFNVLIGLLRDRQNFMEEIRQGVRLQHKIIALLVCSSLFFGIYGAIIGLYHSVPQSLSAAIKLPCLYLLTLLICLPTLFIFNIFFGSRRSLTQHFLLVLTTASVISALLLGFAPVTLFFLITTDNYQFFKLLNVAIFILTGVIGVNSLYQGMQLISEEDTEGQGARKKILQFWLILYGFVGSQLGWIIRPIFGNPASPFELVRQMQGNIFMDIGNAIAEVLGFR
- a CDS encoding SirB1 family protein — translated: MDFPLARQYFYQEIHQPDKQINLAKAALHIAQEEYPELDPIEYLNALDTMAAEVEELLPPERYPLRIVQSINKYLYEDLGFVGNTVDYYDPRNSYLNEVIERRTGIPITLSLLYLEIAQRIDFPMVGIGMPGHFLIRPDFEDVGIYVDAFNRGEILFEADCQQRLSQIYQQPIELNRSFVEPVSNRRFLARMLMNLKLIYLNQNELEKALAVIERLLLLFPGVSAELRDRGLLYYQLGQWTSACLDLETYLIQVPNADDADAIRLLVERMRQDL
- a CDS encoding SRPBCC family protein is translated as MSQERVFEQSIQINAPATVVERCIAERDLMHRWLNPALRCDPVGEWNTEIGSRSRFIIQIPLLQPTLESVVVEREPGLIVWEFEGFFKGRDRWECQPLAEGTRLVNRFEFQIPNPLVNWGFNTFAAGWTQQDMQAQLRRLKLVAQSLQGLGGRG